Genomic segment of Coffea arabica cultivar ET-39 chromosome 1e, Coffea Arabica ET-39 HiFi, whole genome shotgun sequence:
GCCCCACCCCCTGCCCCGAGAGCCCCCCGCGGGGCGGTTGCCTcgccccgtttctaaacggggggaaaaaattcccctcggcccccgccccaccccccGCCCCGAGAGCCCCCCGCCTAATTAAATTGTTAAAATGACAGAAATGATCATTTGTAATAAAACCtatgaaaatattgaaattagccttatttaaaaactaaaatggttgaagtgatcaaaatatataaacacaatATGTATGACGCTCTAACCTggtatgattttatattttaccatataatccAGTATGGTTTAGTATTTTATCATATAAGTCCCTTATAATTTTCATAATATATGCGTAACCCCctatggttaataaataatttttaactttgCATTGGGGtacttttgacattttagttgaCTCCATTATGGAATGCAAATTCCTTTATTTTGATACTTTAATCTAAACTATGAGGAggttatatataacttttgaaaccatagaaaAGTTATGTGAAAAAGTGCTAAACCACAGGGGTAAAGTGTATTTTGCCgtaatataaaaagaaaaaagagtttttGTCTTTTagacattcttttttttttttttttcaaccaatGTGGCTACTTTTTTATTAAAAGCAAGAAAACCAAAGAACACAGACTACAATGAGAAACAGCTCGAGAACGAATAGCAGGAGTCTGCGACCTATCTAACCCTAAGGCCCCCCTTGCCAATCTTGGCAACTCAGACTGTGACGTATACAAAATAATCCCTTCAGACTGTGCCCCCACCTTGGCTAAAGCATCCGCCACTTGATTCATTTCCCGATAACAATGCCCCACCGTCCACTCCACACCCTGCATTGCCAGTAACGCATCCAGATCCGATCGAACTAACCACGGACACTTCCATTGTCTTACCAGTAGGTTTACTAACACAAGAGAGTCCACCCCCACCCGAATCCGCGAGAATCCCCGAAGACAGCACTGTTGAACCCCAAACACCAAAGCCTTTATCTCCGCTTGAAGACAAGTCAGCTCCCCAAAAGGAACAGAAAATCCAAACAGCAAAGCACCAGAAAAGTCCCTAAGCACACCACCCCCGCCACTAACGCCCGGATTGCCAAACGAACACCCATCGGTATTTAACTTGAAGACCCCCTGGGCTGGAAATTCCCAACAAACCACTCTATGGGAATATCGAGGCCTCCACCCAGAGATGCTGGAGTAGACCGCCGGCCAGGAGCCAACCCCAGTAAACTCACCTGCAAACTTCCTGGAAAATAGCCCTACGACATCTTCCAGGATACGATCACAAATGGTCTGTCGCCGCAGGAGCTGCCCATAAAAAATTGCAAGAATCTGTGCCAACCAAATATGCCAGCAAATAATGGAAGATTAAACCGAGTGTAATGACTCCATACGAGAGTACTGAACCGGTAGGCACCACCAAGCCGCCAAACGCGACCGCACCCCTAATCCTCTATACCTCACTCCAGCGCCATTTCCAAAAAAGGTCCACAAAAATTGAGCTAGCTCACCTTCCGCAAAGACGTGCTCCAACGATTCAGATTGTGAGGCCAAGCAGCAAAAACACTTGGATGGACCATACACTTGCAATCTTCCTAGTGACGACGCCATCGGTAACCGATCCCGCAGGAGCCTTACCATGAAGAATGATATCTTGATTGGGATTACAGAGTGACAAACCCTATCAAACATGAAAGACGAGGGGGTCTGGCTACCAACCAGCGCGTATGTGGAAGCGATGGAGAAATCCCCTGACTCCGTCAAAGCCCCTCGTCTAACACTCATTAGTACATCTAACACTCACTTAACCTAGCAGATATGTGcacatactaacaattattatcctcccttatatttatatactttttcaatttaatcttacctatcatcaattgtatttatttactttttttaattaatcttatattttcaaaaatataacatttgaaatatattttaatgagTACCATAGGGCATCTGTTAGACAAACTGATAAAAAAATTATCTCTTAATTCTCATGGAGAATGGCATTCAGGTTTTGTCATCATATATCTAAAAGAAATCATTATTCGAAGCTTGAATGAAAGTGCGTCAACTTTCACTAGGCTTCGTTCCGATTCTGAAGTACTACTGCTATATTAGAGGTTGAGGTTGGTCCAATTTGTGTTGGTTAGTTTTGACACGGGATTGCGAAATGTTGTAGGACATACTTACGTTACTAAATGGGACAAAGTACCTACGTAACCATCAACTTTACTGattgtatatttttttgttatataCCTATAAAGTAAAATTTCTATGATGCTTCGTATAATAGGTGACTTAGGACCAATTAAGCGATCATAGACCACTAATAGTGGACTGGCTACAGAGCATGGGATAGTGGAGGTTAACTCACCAACTATTGCAGGAAATTTGTCTCCCAGACCGGGTGTCCCACAAGAAAATTTGCCAGAATCATCAGGTCCTTCTTTAAGTATTGATCAATCAGGGGTGGCTGACCGTAATCCCAAACAAAAAAGGACAAAAGGTGTGAGGGCTAATTTTCAATCCGTCAGACTTTTGCGCTCACGGTCAGAGACATTATCCAAAAACTCATTCCAGGTTCTTTCTCATGATTAATGGTattttttggaatattagagGAGTAGTTAAAGCACCTAATCTACGAAGATTAATCAATTTAGTACGGACACATCATTTCCAATTTGTTGTGATTTGTGAGCCAAAGTTAGACGTATCTAAAATACAGTCCATTCGTCTATGTCTAttatttgattacgtgcttgTTAATTGTTCAAGTGATATTTGGGTGTTCTATAATAATCCTTTTGTTTGCTCGATTGTTGGTAATTCGGATCAGCATATTTCTCTACATGTACAAAGTCCCCTAATCCCTACTCCAATAATTATGTCCTTTGTTCATGCAAAATGCTCAGTTGACGAGCGGCGTGAGTTATGGTCCTCATTGTTAACTGATAAGCCTAGTTTTCTTCCTTGGTATATTGGGGGTGATTTTAATGTTATTGTGGCACCTCATGAAAAAAGGGGAGGTCGTCCATTTGCTATAACAGAAGGAGTGGAATTTCTGTCTTTCATGGAGGAGGCTGGAGTATTTGATGTAGGTTTCTCAGGACCCAATTTCACATGGTCAAACAATCGGCGAAGTAGAGCTCGGATTTCAAAGAGGTTAGACAAGTTCTTAGTCAACGGGGCATGTCTAGATCTTTCTTATAACATTTTTGTCCTTCACTTGGCTAGACATCCATCTGACCATTCACCGTTAAAGCTCTCATTTGTCGCTCAATCAGATGCTAAGCCGCGTCCATTTCGATTTTTGAATGTGTGGACGACTAAACCACAACTCTTGGAGGTGATAAGCCAAGCTTGGAATCAAGATGTCAGTGGATCTCCGATGCGTGCTCTATGTTCTAAATTATTGGCAACAAGAAAAGCTATTCAGACATGGAACAAAGAACACTTTGGAAACGTGATCGATAATATGCGATCTGCGGAAATGGCGGTGCAACAGGCAGAAGAAGTGGTAGATCAAGATGATTCGGAGGAGTGCCAGATTGAACTCAAAAAGGCTCAGGCGGAGCTGAGGCATGCATTatcaattgaagaacaattttgGAGGCAAAAGGCCAGGGTAAAATGGCTTCGACAGGGAGATACCAATTCAAAGTATTTTCATGCGATAGTAAGACAGAGACGGGTTCAAGGTATGATTCATCGTATCAAAAAAGCCAATGGTGTTTGGGTGGACAATGAAGCTGATATAGCAAGTGAAGCAACGACCTATTTCTATGAACTTTTCTCGGATTCTTTGGGATCATCTGCAGATATGCTACACCTAATTCCACCTATGATTTCAGGAGAGGATAATGTGAAGTTGGAAGAAATCCCTtcaattgaagaggttttagaGTCCTGAAGGCAATGGATGAAGAAAGTGCTGCTGGCCCAGATGGATTCACgggaaaattttttacttttgcatGGCAAGTAATCGCCCAAGATGTCTACAAGGCGGTACTCAGTTTTTTTTGTGGAGCAGAACTACCTCGTTTCATCACCTCTACTTCAATTGTTCTACTTCCAAAGGTGCCAAATCCTcaagatttttctcaatttagACCCATCAGCCTATGTAATTTCTTCAACAAGCTATTATCAAGGATCTTGGCAGACAGAGTGGCGGgaatattgccaaaaatcatttcTCCCCAGCAGACAGGATTTGTGAAGGGCCGCAATATAACCGAAAACTTCCTACTTGCACAGGAGGTGATATCGGGTATGGCAAAAAAGAATAGAGGTGGTAATGTGGTTATGAAACTAGATATGTCTAAGGCATATGACAGAGTGGCATGGGGTCATATTATCAATGTTCTGAGAAGGTTCGGTTTTGGTGAGAGATTCATTGATATGGTTTGGCGACTGATTTCTAATGTCTGGTTTTCCATCATTATAAATGGATCCTCATACGGTTTCTTCAAGTCTTCGAGAGGACTCCGTCAGGGTGACCCATTATCACCAGCATTATTTATTATAGGGGTAGAGGTGTTATCTAGAGTACTGAATAATCTGGTCATGCAACGAAGATTTATGGGTTTCAAAGTTCCATATGGATGCCTGTCTATTACTCACTTGGCATGTGCGGATGATGTTCTTTATATTTGCAAATGGATCCTCATTTTCCCTGAAGGCTATCATGAAAGTGTTAGATGATTATCAAAGATGCTCGGGCCAATTAATAAATGTACAAAAAAGTTGTTATCTAGTTCATCCATCTGTATCAATGGCGAGACGACGGCTGATTGATCGCATCTCTAGGTTTGCCCACAAGTCATTTCCAATACGCTATTTAGGGTTTCCGCTCTACATTGGAAGATGTAAATCATCTTATTTTGGAGAAGTTTGTCACGCAATACTAGCAAGGATTCTGTCTTGGAAATCAAGGTTACTTTCCTTTGGAGGAAAAATTATTCTAATCAAGCATGTATTATCATCAATACCAGTTCCCCTAATGTCAGCTGCAGTAATTCCCAGTTCGGTGTTTAAAACTATAGAAAAGGCATGCTCGGCATTCCTGTGGGGATCCTCACCCGAAGAGTCGAAGCTTCACCGGATACGTTGGCCTCAACTGTGCTATCCAGTTGAGGAAGGGGGAATTGGATTTCGGAGATTAAGTGACGTCTACACAGCCTTTTCCTCCAAGTTATGGTGGAAATTCCGAACAGAATCATCGCTGTGGTCGACCTTCATGAAAGCAAAGTATTGTAAATATCTGCATCCTTGTCAGGTAGAACTCAGGCCAACGGATTCGGCAATTTGGCGAAGGATGATCAATGTGAGCCGGCAAGTGGAACTCTCAATGTTATGGGTGGCCAAATATGGGGCGTGTCATTTTTGATACGATAACTGGTTGGGGAGTGGTGCATTGTTTCTACAGGTTCCGGTTATCCCAAATTTGTCGTTTCGAAACTTCGTAAGCAATGGCCATTGGGATTTGAATCTTTTATACCACACACTGCCAAAGGAAAATGCTTATTCCATTTCAGAACAAATGGTCCCAGAAGAAGGAAGTATAGCTGAAGTCATTTGGATGCCCACAACAACTGGAAATTTCTCTCTACATTCGGCTTTTGGGGACATTAGGCAGGCCCGACCCACGTCTATGGTATTTGCTTCCATTTGGCACCCTCGGAtacctttgaaaatttcatttttcatgttGAGACTACTTCTGAGGAGAATACTGACACCGGATAAGCTTCGTAAATTTGGTTTCCATTTACCCTCAAAGTGCTTTTGCTGTACTGAGGCTTCTGAGGAGTCTATTGAGCATTTATTTTCCAATGGACACATTGCGTCATTACtttggaattattttggagggttaTGTGGAATAAAATTCTCAGGATCTTTTCTACGAGCACGCATAGTAGATTGGTGGTTGTATTCACAGGATTCTGAGTTACGAAGGCTTATTTGCCGTATTCTTCCTAGTGTAATTTGCTGGCAGATTTGGAAGGCAAGGAACAAAGCAATGTTTGAGGGTGTCCAGATGCAATCATCGGCCATTCGCCAAGCCATCTTCTCGGAAATCCAATCCATGGTAGGAATACATTTTAAACAACTGATAAGACTACAATCCTTTTGTCAGTTGTATGATTGGTCAAAGGCACCTGGGGGTACGGTTGTATATCAAGGTATCCGCTGGGAAACAAAAGAGACAGGGAGGTATACTCTTAACACGGATGGATGTGCTAAGGGTAATCCAGGAATAGGTGGAGGTGGGGGCATACTCCGGGATTCCACTGGATTACTAATGATTGGTTTTTCAGCATATCTGGGAGAAACTACATGTCTCCGTGAAGAGGCTTGTGCCCTTCTTATTGGTCTTCAAATCTATATACATAACGGTTTTGGAAACATATGTGTACAATCAGATTCATTGGTTTTAATTGGGATCATCCAACGTCGTACTCAGTGTCCGTGGAAATTTTGAAGATACGTCAACCAGATTTGGCAGTTATTAGATGATCCACCTAGATTCACGCACTGCTATCGGGAGGCTAACACAGTTGCTGATGCTTTGTCTAATGTGGGTATATCTCATCCAGATAAACAAATTAAGGTTTATGACACCTTCAGTACATTCCCAAGGTTGGCTCGTGGGGCAATCCGTTTGGACAGAATAGGGATACCTTCAATTAGAAAAATGAGGAATATGTAAGAGGAATATTTTGTTATAATTtccatgaataaataaaaaagtggAATGGCTACCTTCCGAGTCCTAGTTTACTTTATTGCGTTTGTCGCAAAAGAAGACTGAAAGTCTTAATTAAACATTGAAATTGCATGATTAAACGACGCTAGCAATACATCATGACCAGCAATCTCAATTCCACTAGTTCTAACTGAAGCAGAACCTCTGCATTCAAGCTTCATATCACTTCAAGAATGCATTTACAGAGCTTACAAGTAAGGGTTATTAGAAATATGCTCTTTTGGGCTTATTTGGCATCATGTGCATCGGTTCCTTGTTCAATTCAACAATCTctcaaaagacagatttgagttgTGTGGCAGTAGAAATAAGTTGACTCGAAAATGAATGGTTGAACCATTATTTTTTGAGTAGGATGCACCTTCAGGCTTTTTAGCAAACATCATGATGTGTGGTGATAATATTGATGGCTTTTTCTATATTAAGAAAAAGTGATGGGCCTTTTGCGTTATCCATTGTTAAGTTCTGCTATAGTGGGTGTCACTCATGAGGTCGCTTCTTGCCAAATGAAAAACCAAAGAAGATGTAATTGTCATAAAtcgatttttttcctttttttctgtgGTTCTTGTGCTGCATCGCATGGTAATGTAGCTAATTACGTAGACCAAGAACCTTTACTGATTTTAAAAGGAACTTTTGTAGCTACCAAAAAAAGAACTTGAATGGAAATTATAGTTGTGCTATGCATAAATACTCTAAACATTTTCTAGTTCTTCTACAATGAAGGCGATCAAATTGACTGAAGAACCTATATGTCACCTCTGTTGGGGAAAACGGATAATTTCCCACTCAAAAATACAACTAGTGATTAAACCGATTCAGTAATTTTCAGAAAAGATCATCGAAACAATCTCCTTAGACAGAATTACCATTCCAAGTAAATTCCCAGGAAAGGCTGGAGGGGTCACAAGCGGTCCCACTTAAAACCCAGTCTCCTAGACAGAATTTACGTGCGCGGTGTATTATCACAACTAGACCCGTGTATACATAAATATTACGTACACACGAATAAGAAAAATACACCCAAATGAGTCGTAtaaaacactacaaataaaCTCGACAAATATagacaaatatattgaatactatatttcaatagaaaagaaactactaaataagtgcggaataaataaaagagataaggaAAGAACGCATCCGAAAAATTGATAACGGAGTTCGGCCAATTTTGCCTAATCTCCGAGCACCACTCAAGCAGCCTGCTCTTATAATTTAGGAGaaggaaaaattacaaaagaattacaaaatccttttgggtaattcttttgttttttggtacAATTGAATTGATTTGCTTGAGAGTTATTTATAACTCTCAAGCGCTTACCCAAGCTCTCAACTCTACCGATGTGAGATCGAAATGGATGCTACAAATTCAATAATTGTGACTTGAAAAAGTCTACAATTTAGGCTTTGAATTCAAAGCTTTGAATTCAACAACCTCCTGGCAACCTTTTTCCGCATGAGGAAGATCGATTTgtgatttgatttgtcaagttTGTTCTATTGTTTTATGAAGCCTTGATGTTACGAGAGGATCATTTGGAACCTTAGAAACACAGAGATAGATTCTACTATCTGATGTATAAGTCACGTAAAACTTACGTTGTTGGGAGCACTAAGATGTTGGAttccatttttaaaatttatgaaTCATGATGTTACAGGGAATCATTTGGAACCTtaaataagaagaaagaaaagagtggGGCACTTGGTCAATAATAATGCTTCTAACTTCCCCTTCTTCTGTTTGTTTTAATTCCAGAAAAAACAAACATTTAAGCATATCTTTGTTTTCCAATGGAATGAACATCAGCATAATACTGTTTGATCCATCC
This window contains:
- the LOC140016185 gene encoding uncharacterized protein, translated to MSFVHAKCSVDERRELWSSLLTDKPSFLPWYIGGDFNVIVAPHEKRGGRPFAITEGVEFLSFMEEAGVFDVGFSGPNFTWSNNRRSRARISKRLDKFLVNGACLDLSYNIFVLHLARHPSDHSPLKLSFVAQSDAKPRPFRFLNVWTTKPQLLEVISQAWNQDVSGSPMRALCSKLLATRKAIQTWNKEHFGNVIDNMRSAEMAVQQAEEVVDQDDSEECQIELKKAQAELRHALSIEEQFWRQKARVKWLRQGDTNSKYFHAIVRQRRVQGMIHRIKKANGVWVDNEADIASEATTYFYELFSDSLGSSADMLHLIPPMISGEDNVKLEEIPSIEEVLES